The following coding sequences are from one Dermacentor andersoni chromosome 5, qqDerAnde1_hic_scaffold, whole genome shotgun sequence window:
- the GABPI gene encoding palmitoyltransferase ZDHHC23 isoform X4 → MKTGHSGMHDDDPLCCCEYISEVGERSHILACLCDCEALDTAFDRLLKCRRVPAPHWSLVKDTVMDRIRVPWLGGAKRVETDVISPIILLPSALLLACHSWTMLMITFSALPFALFFIHRRCSRNRTRTKFFLSWTVSSLVVLLGVFQLEVVPYLEILFSENTVLMLAVGFTCLCAYLVHNCPPDVLAPSITAEPVGKSAEATACSVSVPYTETEDSKCSVCQVVQPPRCSHCHLCGRCFLKRDHHCVWLDTCIGEKNHRAFILGLVGLLVSLVYGANLTLTTVCRPKMLWDTFLIPDNCFEVYEDIQFSWNMPN, encoded by the exons ATGAAAACTGGTCACAGTGGAATGCATGATGACGACCCTCTTTGTTGCTGCGAGTACATCTCCGAAGTAGGCGAGCGATCTCACATTTTGGCATGTCTATGCGACTGCGAAGCCTTAGATACCGCGTTTGACAG GCTCCTGAAGTGCCGTCGTGTTCCCGCACCTCACTGGTCGCTCGTCAAAGACACGGTGATGGACCGGATTCGGGTGCCTTGGCTGGGTGGCGCGAAGCGGGTGGAGACTGATGTCATCTCGCCGATTATCCTCCTACCCTCGGCCCTTTTACTGGCCTGCCATAGCTGGACAATGCTCATGATCACCTTTTCGGCACTTCCGTTTGCTCTCTTCTTCATACATCGGCGGTGTTCCAGGAACAGAACGAGAACGAA GTTCTTCCTGTCATGGACTGTGTCATCCCTAGTGGTGCTGCTCGGCGTATTCCAGCTTGAAGTGGTACCTTACCTGGAGATTCTCTTCTCTGAGAACACTGTGCTCATGCTGGCAGTTGGCTTCACCTGTCTGTGTGCATACCTAGTGCACAACTGCCCGCCTGACGTCCTGGCCCCAAGTATTACCGCAGAGCCTGTGGGCAAGTCGGCCGAAGCGACAGCATGCAGTGTCAGTGTGCCCTACACAGAGACTGAGGATTCCAAGTGCTCTGTGTGCCAAGTGGTGCAGCCGCCACGCTGCAGCCATTGCCACCTCTGTGGTCGCTGCTTCCTCAAGAGGGATCACCACTGTGTCTG GTTGGACACGTGCATTGGTGAAAAGAACCATCGAGCTTTCATCCTTGGCCTGGTTGGCCTGCTGGTGTCTCTGGTGTACGGCGCAAACCTTACCTTGACTACTGTCTGTCGGCCAAAGATGCTTTGGGACACTTTTCTCATTCCGGACAACTGCTTCGAGGTTTATGAGGACATTCA GTTTTCTTGGAATATGCCCAACTGA
- the GABPI gene encoding palmitoyltransferase ZDHHC23-B isoform X3, translated as MLLKCRRVPAPHWSLVKDTVMDRIRVPWLGGAKRVETDVISPIILLPSALLLACHSWTMLMITFSALPFALFFIHRRCSRNRTRTKFFLSWTVSSLVVLLGVFQLEVVPYLEILFSENTVLMLAVGFTCLCAYLVHNCPPDVLAPSITAEPVGKSAEATACSVSVPYTETEDSKCSVCQVVQPPRCSHCHLCGRCFLKRDHHCVWLDTCIGEKNHRAFILGLVGLLVSLVYGANLTLTTVCRPKMLWDTFLIPDNCFEVYEDIHISLCFVSAVYALLVAIPVALMLLQQLWLVAINTTIYEMRRHRIGIHSHGVCNNCRSFWCPSWR; from the exons AT GCTCCTGAAGTGCCGTCGTGTTCCCGCACCTCACTGGTCGCTCGTCAAAGACACGGTGATGGACCGGATTCGGGTGCCTTGGCTGGGTGGCGCGAAGCGGGTGGAGACTGATGTCATCTCGCCGATTATCCTCCTACCCTCGGCCCTTTTACTGGCCTGCCATAGCTGGACAATGCTCATGATCACCTTTTCGGCACTTCCGTTTGCTCTCTTCTTCATACATCGGCGGTGTTCCAGGAACAGAACGAGAACGAA GTTCTTCCTGTCATGGACTGTGTCATCCCTAGTGGTGCTGCTCGGCGTATTCCAGCTTGAAGTGGTACCTTACCTGGAGATTCTCTTCTCTGAGAACACTGTGCTCATGCTGGCAGTTGGCTTCACCTGTCTGTGTGCATACCTAGTGCACAACTGCCCGCCTGACGTCCTGGCCCCAAGTATTACCGCAGAGCCTGTGGGCAAGTCGGCCGAAGCGACAGCATGCAGTGTCAGTGTGCCCTACACAGAGACTGAGGATTCCAAGTGCTCTGTGTGCCAAGTGGTGCAGCCGCCACGCTGCAGCCATTGCCACCTCTGTGGTCGCTGCTTCCTCAAGAGGGATCACCACTGTGTCTG GTTGGACACGTGCATTGGTGAAAAGAACCATCGAGCTTTCATCCTTGGCCTGGTTGGCCTGCTGGTGTCTCTGGTGTACGGCGCAAACCTTACCTTGACTACTGTCTGTCGGCCAAAGATGCTTTGGGACACTTTTCTCATTCCGGACAACTGCTTCGAGGTTTATGAGGACATTCA CATATCACTGTGTTTCGTGTCCGCCGTGTACGCACTGCTGGTGGCCATCCCGGTGGCACTTATGCTTCTCCAGCAGCTCTGGCTCGTCGCCATCAACACAACAATCTACGAGATGCGTCGGCACAGGATTGGCATTCACAGCCACGGTGTCTGCAACAACTGCCGCTCCTTCTGGTGTCCCAGTTGGAGGTAG
- the GABPI gene encoding palmitoyltransferase ZDHHC23-B isoform X5 has product MDRIRVPWLGGAKRVETDVISPIILLPSALLLACHSWTMLMITFSALPFALFFIHRRCSRNRTRTKFFLSWTVSSLVVLLGVFQLEVVPYLEILFSENTVLMLAVGFTCLCAYLVHNCPPDVLAPSITAEPVGKSAEATACSVSVPYTETEDSKCSVCQVVQPPRCSHCHLCGRCFLKRDHHCVWLDTCIGEKNHRAFILGLVGLLVSLVYGANLTLTTVCRPKMLWDTFLIPDNCFEVYEDIHISLCFVSAVYALLVAIPVALMLLQQLWLVAINTTIYEMRRHRIGIHSHGVCNNCRSFWCPSWR; this is encoded by the exons ATGGACCGGATTCGGGTGCCTTGGCTGGGTGGCGCGAAGCGGGTGGAGACTGATGTCATCTCGCCGATTATCCTCCTACCCTCGGCCCTTTTACTGGCCTGCCATAGCTGGACAATGCTCATGATCACCTTTTCGGCACTTCCGTTTGCTCTCTTCTTCATACATCGGCGGTGTTCCAGGAACAGAACGAGAACGAA GTTCTTCCTGTCATGGACTGTGTCATCCCTAGTGGTGCTGCTCGGCGTATTCCAGCTTGAAGTGGTACCTTACCTGGAGATTCTCTTCTCTGAGAACACTGTGCTCATGCTGGCAGTTGGCTTCACCTGTCTGTGTGCATACCTAGTGCACAACTGCCCGCCTGACGTCCTGGCCCCAAGTATTACCGCAGAGCCTGTGGGCAAGTCGGCCGAAGCGACAGCATGCAGTGTCAGTGTGCCCTACACAGAGACTGAGGATTCCAAGTGCTCTGTGTGCCAAGTGGTGCAGCCGCCACGCTGCAGCCATTGCCACCTCTGTGGTCGCTGCTTCCTCAAGAGGGATCACCACTGTGTCTG GTTGGACACGTGCATTGGTGAAAAGAACCATCGAGCTTTCATCCTTGGCCTGGTTGGCCTGCTGGTGTCTCTGGTGTACGGCGCAAACCTTACCTTGACTACTGTCTGTCGGCCAAAGATGCTTTGGGACACTTTTCTCATTCCGGACAACTGCTTCGAGGTTTATGAGGACATTCA CATATCACTGTGTTTCGTGTCCGCCGTGTACGCACTGCTGGTGGCCATCCCGGTGGCACTTATGCTTCTCCAGCAGCTCTGGCTCGTCGCCATCAACACAACAATCTACGAGATGCGTCGGCACAGGATTGGCATTCACAGCCACGGTGTCTGCAACAACTGCCGCTCCTTCTGGTGTCCCAGTTGGAGGTAG
- the GABPI gene encoding palmitoyltransferase ZDHHC23-B isoform X2 — MMTTLFVAASTSPKLLKCRRVPAPHWSLVKDTVMDRIRVPWLGGAKRVETDVISPIILLPSALLLACHSWTMLMITFSALPFALFFIHRRCSRNRTRTKFFLSWTVSSLVVLLGVFQLEVVPYLEILFSENTVLMLAVGFTCLCAYLVHNCPPDVLAPSITAEPVGKSAEATACSVSVPYTETEDSKCSVCQVVQPPRCSHCHLCGRCFLKRDHHCVWLDTCIGEKNHRAFILGLVGLLVSLVYGANLTLTTVCRPKMLWDTFLIPDNCFEVYEDIHISLCFVSAVYALLVAIPVALMLLQQLWLVAINTTIYEMRRHRIGIHSHGVCNNCRSFWCPSWR; from the exons ATGATGACGACCCTCTTTGTTGCTGCGAGTACATCTCCGAA GCTCCTGAAGTGCCGTCGTGTTCCCGCACCTCACTGGTCGCTCGTCAAAGACACGGTGATGGACCGGATTCGGGTGCCTTGGCTGGGTGGCGCGAAGCGGGTGGAGACTGATGTCATCTCGCCGATTATCCTCCTACCCTCGGCCCTTTTACTGGCCTGCCATAGCTGGACAATGCTCATGATCACCTTTTCGGCACTTCCGTTTGCTCTCTTCTTCATACATCGGCGGTGTTCCAGGAACAGAACGAGAACGAA GTTCTTCCTGTCATGGACTGTGTCATCCCTAGTGGTGCTGCTCGGCGTATTCCAGCTTGAAGTGGTACCTTACCTGGAGATTCTCTTCTCTGAGAACACTGTGCTCATGCTGGCAGTTGGCTTCACCTGTCTGTGTGCATACCTAGTGCACAACTGCCCGCCTGACGTCCTGGCCCCAAGTATTACCGCAGAGCCTGTGGGCAAGTCGGCCGAAGCGACAGCATGCAGTGTCAGTGTGCCCTACACAGAGACTGAGGATTCCAAGTGCTCTGTGTGCCAAGTGGTGCAGCCGCCACGCTGCAGCCATTGCCACCTCTGTGGTCGCTGCTTCCTCAAGAGGGATCACCACTGTGTCTG GTTGGACACGTGCATTGGTGAAAAGAACCATCGAGCTTTCATCCTTGGCCTGGTTGGCCTGCTGGTGTCTCTGGTGTACGGCGCAAACCTTACCTTGACTACTGTCTGTCGGCCAAAGATGCTTTGGGACACTTTTCTCATTCCGGACAACTGCTTCGAGGTTTATGAGGACATTCA CATATCACTGTGTTTCGTGTCCGCCGTGTACGCACTGCTGGTGGCCATCCCGGTGGCACTTATGCTTCTCCAGCAGCTCTGGCTCGTCGCCATCAACACAACAATCTACGAGATGCGTCGGCACAGGATTGGCATTCACAGCCACGGTGTCTGCAACAACTGCCGCTCCTTCTGGTGTCCCAGTTGGAGGTAG
- the GABPI gene encoding palmitoyltransferase ZDHHC23 isoform X1, producing the protein MKTGHSGMHDDDPLCCCEYISEVGERSHILACLCDCEALDTAFDRLLKCRRVPAPHWSLVKDTVMDRIRVPWLGGAKRVETDVISPIILLPSALLLACHSWTMLMITFSALPFALFFIHRRCSRNRTRTKFFLSWTVSSLVVLLGVFQLEVVPYLEILFSENTVLMLAVGFTCLCAYLVHNCPPDVLAPSITAEPVGKSAEATACSVSVPYTETEDSKCSVCQVVQPPRCSHCHLCGRCFLKRDHHCVWLDTCIGEKNHRAFILGLVGLLVSLVYGANLTLTTVCRPKMLWDTFLIPDNCFEVYEDIHISLCFVSAVYALLVAIPVALMLLQQLWLVAINTTIYEMRRHRIGIHSHGVCNNCRSFWCPSWR; encoded by the exons ATGAAAACTGGTCACAGTGGAATGCATGATGACGACCCTCTTTGTTGCTGCGAGTACATCTCCGAAGTAGGCGAGCGATCTCACATTTTGGCATGTCTATGCGACTGCGAAGCCTTAGATACCGCGTTTGACAG GCTCCTGAAGTGCCGTCGTGTTCCCGCACCTCACTGGTCGCTCGTCAAAGACACGGTGATGGACCGGATTCGGGTGCCTTGGCTGGGTGGCGCGAAGCGGGTGGAGACTGATGTCATCTCGCCGATTATCCTCCTACCCTCGGCCCTTTTACTGGCCTGCCATAGCTGGACAATGCTCATGATCACCTTTTCGGCACTTCCGTTTGCTCTCTTCTTCATACATCGGCGGTGTTCCAGGAACAGAACGAGAACGAA GTTCTTCCTGTCATGGACTGTGTCATCCCTAGTGGTGCTGCTCGGCGTATTCCAGCTTGAAGTGGTACCTTACCTGGAGATTCTCTTCTCTGAGAACACTGTGCTCATGCTGGCAGTTGGCTTCACCTGTCTGTGTGCATACCTAGTGCACAACTGCCCGCCTGACGTCCTGGCCCCAAGTATTACCGCAGAGCCTGTGGGCAAGTCGGCCGAAGCGACAGCATGCAGTGTCAGTGTGCCCTACACAGAGACTGAGGATTCCAAGTGCTCTGTGTGCCAAGTGGTGCAGCCGCCACGCTGCAGCCATTGCCACCTCTGTGGTCGCTGCTTCCTCAAGAGGGATCACCACTGTGTCTG GTTGGACACGTGCATTGGTGAAAAGAACCATCGAGCTTTCATCCTTGGCCTGGTTGGCCTGCTGGTGTCTCTGGTGTACGGCGCAAACCTTACCTTGACTACTGTCTGTCGGCCAAAGATGCTTTGGGACACTTTTCTCATTCCGGACAACTGCTTCGAGGTTTATGAGGACATTCA CATATCACTGTGTTTCGTGTCCGCCGTGTACGCACTGCTGGTGGCCATCCCGGTGGCACTTATGCTTCTCCAGCAGCTCTGGCTCGTCGCCATCAACACAACAATCTACGAGATGCGTCGGCACAGGATTGGCATTCACAGCCACGGTGTCTGCAACAACTGCCGCTCCTTCTGGTGTCCCAGTTGGAGGTAG